The segment GATGGCGTTATTGACAACTGGTTGCGGCAACACTAATTCTAACGAAATAAAAATTGGGGCAAACCTTGAAATGACCGGTAATACGGCAACCTTTGGACAATCTGCAACTAATGGTGCTAAATTGGCAATTAAGCAAGTTAATGCTAAGGGTGGCGTTTTGGGAAAACAAATAACATTAGTAGTAGCTGATAATAAATCAGATACTGCTGAAGCAGCAAATGCGATGCAAAAATTGGCAACACAAGATAAAGTAATCGCTTCAATTGCACCAATTGCCTCTTCTAGTGTAATGGCGGCAGCACAAGTTAATGAATCTGCTAAAATTTTAGGTATTAGCCCGACGGCATCTAATCCTAATGTAACGGTAGATCCAGAGACTGGAAAAGTTCGTGATTATTTGTTTAGAGCAACATTTATTGACCCGTTCCAAGGGGCGGTAATGGCTAATTTTGCAAAAAATACTTTAAAAGCGCAAAAGGCAGCAGTTTACATTGAAAATTCGAGTGATTATGCAAAAGGCTTAGGCAAGTTTTTTAAAGAAACTTTTGTACAAAATGGTGGCAATATCGTTTCCGATGAAGCTTACTTAGCAAAAGATACTGATTTTAAAGCAACTTTAACTAAAATCAAAGCAAGCAATCCTGATGTTATTTTTGTCCCAGGGTATTATCAAGAAGTTGGTATGATTATAAAACAAGCTCGTGAAATTGGTATTACAGTGCCAATCCTTGGTGCAGATGGCTGGGATTCAGCAAAATTACCGGAAATTGCTGGAGCAGAGGCGTTAAATAATACATTCTTCTCCAATCACTATTCACCAGATGATAACAGTCCGGAAATTAAAAATTTCGTAGAGGCTTATAAAGCTGAGTATGGTCAAGTGCCGGACGCGTTTGCGGCGTTATCATATGATGCGACAATGATGATTATTGAGGCAATTAAACGTGCCGGTGTTGAAGACAGTGTTAAAGTAAAAGATGAATTAGCAAAAACAAAAGACTATCAAGGTGTTTCGGGTTCAATTACCTTAGATGAAAAGCATAATGCTGTAAAAGGTGTTGTAATAATTGAAATGAAAAACGGAATTCAAGCTTTCAAAGAAAAAATTAAGCCATTAAGCTAAAATGCTTTAAATTTTAAATAACTTCTCAGCAATGAGGAGTTATTTTTTTGTCTGTCTACTGTCAGTGGATATTTATGGTGATTTTGTTTGCAAAAATGTTTTATTGACAGCAAAATCTTGTAACACTATAATAAGTGTTAAGAGATTTTAAATATGGTAACCTTGCTATGAAATATTAGCAACAATGCAAATATGAGGATAAAAGACCTTTGTCTAGAGCGGTTTTTATGACTTAAGGTCTTTTCCTATTTATCGCAAGAGTTCATGTTTAAAGCGGATCTAGTTTATTTGAATGGGGGATAAAAATGGAGTCAACATTTTTAGATCAGTTTGTACAACAGCTGATCAATGGTATTTCACTAGGCAGTATTTATGCACTTATTGCGCTAGGTTATACTATGGTTTACGGAATTATAAAATTAATTAATTTTGCACACGGTGATATTTATATGATCGGTGCTTATGTAGGATTTTTTGCAACATCAATGTTCAAAATGTCTTTTATTCCGGCGTTATTATCAGCAATGGTAATCGCGGCGATTGTCGGTATGATTATTGAGCGGCTAGCGTATCGACCATTGCGTAAAGCACCGAAAATTGCAGTTTTAATTACAGCAATTGGCATTTCGTTATTATTAGAATATGGCATGATGTTATTATTTACACCACAGCCACGGACTTTTCCTAATGTTTTTGAAGCAACGACTTACCATATCGGGGCCTTTGTTGTTAACAGCCAACAATTAATTATTTTGGCAGTTTCAGTTATTTTAATGTTAGTATTAACTTATGTGGTTCAATATACTAAAACTGGTAAAGCGATGCGAGCGGTGTCTTATGATACTGATGCGGCTAGGCTAATGGGAATTGACGTTGACAAGGTTATTTCTTTTACCTTTGCCATTGGTTCAGCATTGGCAGCGGCAGCCGGTGTATTAGTTGGTATTTATTATAATTCGATTGATCCGTTAATGGGAATTATGCCGGGCTTAAAAGCTTTCGTTGCTGCTGTTTTAGGCGGTATTGGTATTATTCCGGGGGCGATGGCTGGCGGTTTAATTTTAGGTGTTATTGAAGCGCTTGTTAGTGGCTTTATTTCGTCAACTTTCCGCGATGCGGCGGCTTTTGCAATCCTGATTATTATTTTATTATTTAAGCCTTCAGGAATTTTTGGCAAAAATGTTCGTGAGAAAGTGTAGGTATAGATAATGAGAAAAATAGTGAAAAAAGATTTGGGGATATTAGGCTTATGCGTTGCAACTTTTGCAGTGCTACAAGCATTAATAAGTCTTAATTTTATTGACCCATTTTGGGAATTAAATATTATTTTAATTGGTATTAATATTATTTTGGCAGCAGGCTTGAATTTAATTAATGGTTATACTGGACAATTTTCTTTAGGTCATGCCGGATTTATGGCTGTAGGTGCTTATGTTAGTGCAATTGTGACGATGAAATTAGGCCTGCCATTCATTGTGGCGATTATGGCAGGAGCTTGCGCAGCAGGCTTATTAGGCTTGTTGATTGGCTTGCCAACGTTACGGCTCAGTGGTGACTATTTAGCGATTGCCACTTTAGGGTTAGGTGAAATTATCAGAATTACCATCTTAAATATTAATTATATTGGCGGAGCGTCAGGTTTCATGGGTATACCTCGTTATACTAATTTTGCTTGGGTCTTCTTTGTTTGTTTATTTGTTTTATTTTTCATTAAAAACTTTATCAATTCGTCGCACGGTCGTGCTTGTATTTCCATTAGAGAAAATGAAGTGGCAGCTGAAGCGATGGGTATTGATACTACTAAATATAAAGTGTTAGCGTTCACGCTTGGAGCGGCTTTTGCCGGAGTAGCGGGAGCACTTTTTGCACATTATTTTTATGTTATTCATCCGGCGTCATTTACCTTTATCAGCTCATTTAACTACTTAACAATGGTTGTATTAGGGGGCTTAGGTAGTATTACTGGTTCCATTGCCGGAGCAGTTATTTTAACCTTTATTTCAGCAGCTTTGGCATCTTGGCCGGAGTGGCGCATGATTATTTATTCAGTAATGTTAATTATTTTAATGTTATATCGTCCGCAAGGTTTATTCGGTAATATTGAGCTGGTTAATATGAATATCTTTAAACGCTTTAAAGGAGGAGATAAATAATGGCATTGTTAAAAGCTGAAAAACTCTCCAAAGTGTTTGGAGGATTAAAAGCCGTTTCAAAATTTGAAATGGAAATAAATGAAGGTGAATTAATCGGTTTAATCGGGCCTAACGGTGCCGGCAAAACTACGGCCTTTAACTTGTTAACTGGTGTTTATGTACCGACTACTGGTACTATTGAATTTGATGGTAAAAACATGGTGGGCTTAAAGCCTTATAAAATTACGCAAAGCGGTGTAGCGAGAACATTTCAAAACATCAGACTGTTTTCAGAGTTGAGTGTGCTTGATAATGTAAAAATTGCGTATCATTCTCATGTGAAATATGGTGTGTTGGAATCAGTTTTTCGTTTAGGACGCTATTTTAAAGAAGAAGATGAAATTGAACAAAAAGCAATTGAATTTTTGAAAATTTTTAAACTTGACGATAAAAAAGATGAAATCGCTAAAAATTTGCCGTATGGTGAACAACGTCGTTTGGAAATAGCACGGGCATTAGCGGCAAAACCTAAATTACTGTTGCTAGATGAACCGGCGGCAGGGATGAATCCGCAAGAAACGCAAGAATTGATGGAAATGATCCGATGGATTCGCGATGAATTTGCTTTAACAATTTTATTGATAGAACATGATATGGGCTTGGTAATGGGTGTTTGTGAGCGTATTTATGTCTTGGAATATGGCAGTATTATTGCCCACGGTACGCCGGAAGAAATTAAAAATAATCCAAAAGTTATTGAAGCATATCTTGGGGAAGAGGTGCACTAATGCTGAATTTAGATAAAATAAATGTATATTACGGTGCAATTCATGCCATTAAAGATATTAGTATTGAAGTTAATGAGGGTGAAATTGTTACATTAATCGGTGCTAATGGCGCTGGTAAAAGTACTACTTTACGAACTATTTCCGGTTTGTTAAAACCGAAAACTGGTACGGTGAAGTTTGAAGGTCAAGATATTGCAGGCCTACCGGCTCAAGGGATTGTGAGCTTAGGTATTTCTCAAGTTCCGGAAGGTCGTCGTGTGTTTGCTAAT is part of the Negativicutes bacterium genome and harbors:
- a CDS encoding branched-chain amino acid ABC transporter permease is translated as MRKIVKKDLGILGLCVATFAVLQALISLNFIDPFWELNIILIGINIILAAGLNLINGYTGQFSLGHAGFMAVGAYVSAIVTMKLGLPFIVAIMAGACAAGLLGLLIGLPTLRLSGDYLAIATLGLGEIIRITILNINYIGGASGFMGIPRYTNFAWVFFVCLFVLFFIKNFINSSHGRACISIRENEVAAEAMGIDTTKYKVLAFTLGAAFAGVAGALFAHYFYVIHPASFTFISSFNYLTMVVLGGLGSITGSIAGAVILTFISAALASWPEWRMIIYSVMLIILMLYRPQGLFGNIELVNMNIFKRFKGGDK
- a CDS encoding branched-chain amino acid ABC transporter permease, with the protein product MESTFLDQFVQQLINGISLGSIYALIALGYTMVYGIIKLINFAHGDIYMIGAYVGFFATSMFKMSFIPALLSAMVIAAIVGMIIERLAYRPLRKAPKIAVLITAIGISLLLEYGMMLLFTPQPRTFPNVFEATTYHIGAFVVNSQQLIILAVSVILMLVLTYVVQYTKTGKAMRAVSYDTDAARLMGIDVDKVISFTFAIGSALAAAAGVLVGIYYNSIDPLMGIMPGLKAFVAAVLGGIGIIPGAMAGGLILGVIEALVSGFISSTFRDAAAFAILIIILLFKPSGIFGKNVREKV
- a CDS encoding ABC transporter substrate-binding protein — encoded protein: MSMMALLTTGCGNTNSNEIKIGANLEMTGNTATFGQSATNGAKLAIKQVNAKGGVLGKQITLVVADNKSDTAEAANAMQKLATQDKVIASIAPIASSSVMAAAQVNESAKILGISPTASNPNVTVDPETGKVRDYLFRATFIDPFQGAVMANFAKNTLKAQKAAVYIENSSDYAKGLGKFFKETFVQNGGNIVSDEAYLAKDTDFKATLTKIKASNPDVIFVPGYYQEVGMIIKQAREIGITVPILGADGWDSAKLPEIAGAEALNNTFFSNHYSPDDNSPEIKNFVEAYKAEYGQVPDAFAALSYDATMMIIEAIKRAGVEDSVKVKDELAKTKDYQGVSGSITLDEKHNAVKGVVIIEMKNGIQAFKEKIKPLS
- a CDS encoding ABC transporter ATP-binding protein, whose amino-acid sequence is MALLKAEKLSKVFGGLKAVSKFEMEINEGELIGLIGPNGAGKTTAFNLLTGVYVPTTGTIEFDGKNMVGLKPYKITQSGVARTFQNIRLFSELSVLDNVKIAYHSHVKYGVLESVFRLGRYFKEEDEIEQKAIEFLKIFKLDDKKDEIAKNLPYGEQRRLEIARALAAKPKLLLLDEPAAGMNPQETQELMEMIRWIRDEFALTILLIEHDMGLVMGVCERIYVLEYGSIIAHGTPEEIKNNPKVIEAYLGEEVH